From one Mya arenaria isolate MELC-2E11 chromosome 4, ASM2691426v1 genomic stretch:
- the LOC128233092 gene encoding uncharacterized protein LOC128233092 has translation MASPEKITLKPGKITSTRCSQCDFSTGSSASIVFPGTQLKGCAFHWCQAVLRHVQHLGLKATYERREGAHQLIRKLLALPFLPGQHIERAFIKLKDRAEGSSNQMKELFTYVEDQWMESSLWSTTEWSVYRQTIRTNNDTEGWHRRLNFSAGRSILQFYVLLSLLLRESKMVKVTHQLVSMDVFIDI, from the exons ATGGCATCTCCAGAGAAGATTACTTTAAAGCCAGGAAAAA tcacCAGTACGCGATGTTCTCAGTGTGACTTCAGCACAGGCAGTTCTGCATCGATCGTTTTCCCGGGTACCCAGCTGAAGGGATGCGCATTTCATTGGTGCCAGGCTGTTCTGCGCCACGTCCAGCACCTGGGGCTAAAGGCAACTTATGAGCGGAGAGAGGGAGCCCACCAGCTCATCAGGAAGCTCTTGGCGCTTCCATTTCTTCCAGGACAACACATAGAGCGCGCCTTCATCAAGCTTAAAGACCGGGCCGAGGGGAGTTCGAACCAGATGAAGGAACTCTTCACGTACGTTGAAGATCAGTGGATGGAGAGCTCCCTCTGGAGCACCACTGAGTGGTCTGTGTACCGACAGACGATACGAACCAACAATGACACCGAAG GATGGCATCGCCGTTTGAACTTTTCTGCCGGTCGGTCAATCCTGCAGTTTTACGTTTTGCTGAGTCTGCTGCTGAGGGAATCCAAAATGGTGAAGGTAACACATCAACTGGTGTCAATGGAcgtttttattgacatttga